In the Flavobacteriales bacterium genome, CACACTGGTGATCAGGCAACCGTTGGTGCAGCCGTACCAGTGCCACCATGCATAGCCACCCGCGGCGCCCAGCAGCACCGCCACCACGATCCACGGCAGCCGACGTTCCATGCCGCAAAGGTGCACAGCCATCCGCCCGGCTCCGTGTGACCCGGGTCACCGCATACGCGACGGGCACCGTGCTGCGTTGCTGCACCATGCGAACACTGATCCCGATCGCGCTACTGCTCGTCCACTCGGCGCAGGCCCAGGCGGTGCGCGTGGTGCACGTGCTGGTGGCCCTGTGCGACAACGTGCACCAGGGCATCGTGAAGGTGCCCGGCCACCTGGGCAACGGGCAGGACCCCACCGGCAACCTTTACTGGGGGGCGGCCTTTGGTGTGCGCACCCACTTCAACAAGGCCGCGGAATGGGTGCGTGTGCCCTGCGACAAGGCTGTGGAGGCCCATATCCTGGACCGCGTCGCGTGGCGCCATCGGGACAGCGCCGTGGTGCTGATCGCCGAGGCCTACGACGGCCGCCACATCCGCGAGGCCACCGAGGACCTGCTGCGCTACGCCAGCGGGGCCGGAGCCCGCGCCGTCACCGTGGACGGGACCACGGTGCAGGCCGGTGGTGCGGCGCAGCTCATCGCGTATGCCGGTCACGATGGGCTCATGGACTTCCAACTGGACCGCGACTTCACGGGGCCGGCGAGCAACCCGCGCGAGGTGATCATCCTGGCCTGTGTGAGCCGCTCGTACTTCCAGGGACCGCTGCGCGCCACGAACGCCACACCCCTGCTGTGGACCACCGGCCTGATGGCGCCGGAGGCCTACACGCTGCGCGCCGCCCTGGAGGGCTGGGTGCGCCGGGAGACCGCCGCCCAGGTGCGCGAGCGCGCGGCCATGGCCTACGACCGCTACCAGAAATGCGGACCATCCGGCGCGCGACGCTTGCTGGTAACGGGGTGGTGAGGGATGGATCGGAACTGCGAGGGTGGCAGGGACGGCCTAGGCTCACGCACCCGTTCATGCTCTCCCCCGTTCACCGGCTCCGCCTGGTCCGCTCAGCCGCTCACCGTTGAGCACGACCGCGTGCGCTGCGCCGTGCCATCTTAAGCGATACCGTACTTTTACTAGAGCCGTACGTCAGGAGGTCGGCCTACGGGCTGATCCGCTCCATTCAACCCATCACCGAACCATGAACCTCTTCATTACACGTCGGAGCCTTGTCACAACAGTGCTGTTGGCCCTTCAAGCCGGGGCTGCTTTCCGGGCGGACGCCCAGGTGGTGGAGATCGCCACCGGTGCGCCGAACACCCCCTTGTACGCCGTGGGGCCCATCTACATGTCCTCCACGCTCTTCTACCGGTACAGCAGGTTCGCATACCTCTACACGCAGGCCGAACTGGCTGCGGCAGGGATCACCGCCGGCACCACGATCAACGCGGTGGGCTGGATGAAGGACACGCCCAATTCCGCCGCCGGACCGGCGCTCTTCACCATCTACATGAAGAACTCCACCGCCGCTGCCTATGCCAATGCAACGGAACCATGGGCCGACCTGAGCTTGGGCGCCACCCAGGTGTACAGCGAGAATGCCCAATCCATCCCGGCCACGGCCAGCCCCAACTACATCGACTTCACCCTCGACACCCCGTTCCAATACACGGGCGGATCCCTGGAGATCCTCACCGAGTGGGACATCTCCACCGTGCCCGCACCCATCGCCACGGGAGCGTTCGAATGGGTGAACACCACTGTGGTGGACCGGATCTATGCCAGCGGGAACACCAGTTTGCCCGCCACACTGTCCAGCACCATGAACAACACGAACATCAACGATCGACGCCCGGTGATCCAGTTCACCGTGCAGGGTGGTACGACGACCATCCCGGACCTCCTGGGCAGCTCCATCCGCATCTGGCCGAATCCGGCCGAAGACGTGCTGAACATCGCGAACACGAGCGGCGTGCCCGTGGACCGCATCGTGATGACGGATATGCTCGGCAAGGTCGTTCTGAACGAGCGGCCAGCAGCGGGCATGACCCATCACCGGATCGACCTTGACCCGTTCGTGCCCGGCGCTTACCTGCTCCGCTTGGAGACCGGCGAAGGACCGCTGGTCAGGAAGGTGACGGTGCGGTGAACGTGGGCGGTGAACGAGAGCCGCCTTTTGCGACGAGAGGGGCGAGGGTGAACGGGGGCGAGGGTGCCGAAGAATATCCAGCGCTGGCGCACGGCCACTGTGCCACCCCATTCCTTGTGTTCATTCCGCGACCATGCCTCGTCCTGCGCAGTGATGGCACGCTGTGGGCGCACAGGAAGGGTTACGGGGTGGTAGGCCGACCCACGGGATACAAGGCACCGGAAGGCCACGAGCACCGGGACGCTCATCGCTGTTGTCCCAGCTGCCGCACCTTTGCCCCATGCGCATCGCGGTGAACACCCGGCTGTTGCTGCCCGACAAGCTGGAGGGCATCGGCTGGTTCGCGCACGAGACCCTCTCGCGCATCGTGCGTGCCCACCCCGAGCACCGCTTCCTCTTCCTCTTCGACCGCGCGTTCGACCGCCGCTTCCTCTACGCGGACAACGTGGAGGGTGTGGTGCTGTGGCCGCCCACACGGCACCCCCTGCTGTATCGCCTGTGGTTCGACCTGCGGCTGCCCGGTGCCCTGCGCCGCCTGAAGGCCGACGCCTTCCTTTCGCCGGACGGCTACCTGGCCCTGCGCAGCCGTGTGCCCACCCTGGCGGTGATCCACGACCTCAACTTCGAGCATCATCCGGAGGACCTGCCGAAGGCCTACCGCGCCTTCTACCGCGGCCAGTTCCCCCGCTATGCCCGCCACGCCAGGCGCCTGGCCACGGTGAGCGAGCACTCCCGGCAGGACATCGTGCGCACCTACGGCATCCCGGCTGACCGGATCGATGTGGTGTACAATGGCGTGGGCGAGGTGTTCCGGCCCCTGAGCATCGCCGAACAGGAGGACGCGCGGCGCACCTTCAGCGAAGGCCACCCCTACCTGATCTGCATCGGCTCGCTGAACCCGCGCAAGAACATCGCGCGTCTGCTGGAGGCCTTCGACACGCTGGCCGACATCGGCGACACGGACCTGCGCCTGCTGATCGTGGGCGAGCGCATGTGGTGGGACGGCCGCATGGAACAGGCCTGGCAGGGCATGCGCCACCGCGACCGGGTGCTCTTCACCGGACGGTTGGACCAGCAGCGCCTGCACCGCGCCTTGGGCGGGGCGCTGGCGCTGGCCTTCGTGAGCTACTTCGAGGGCTTCGGCATCCCGGTGGCCGAGGCCATGCGCTGCGGCGTGCCCGTGGTGGCCGCACGCGCCACGAGCCTGCCCGAGGTGGCCGGCGATGCGGCACACTATTGCGACCCCTTCCGCGTGGACGACATCAGCCGCGCCCTGCGCGAGGTGGTGGCCGATGCCGCCCTGCGCGAGCGGTTGGGCCGGGCCGGCATCGCCCGTTCGGTCCGCTTCACCTGGGATGGGGCCGCCACGGACCTGTGGGCCTCGTTCGAACGCATGCTGAAGGACGCCGGACGATGAGCCGCCTGGCCGCCTTCCATACCCGGGGTCTGCTGGAGGCGGGCTGCGACGAGGCCGGGCGGGGCTGCCTGGCGGGGCCTGTGGTGGCCGCTGCGGTGATCCTGCCGCCCCGCGTGCGCATCCCCGGCCTCGACGACAGCAAGAAGCTCAGCGCCGCCCAACGCGACGCCCTGCGTCCGCTGATCCTGGAAAAGGCGCTGGCGTGGGCCGTGGCCGAAGTGGGTCCGGCGGAGATCGACGCCATCAACATCCTGCGTGCCTCCTTCACCGCCATGCACCGCGCGATCGACGCCCTGCGCGCGCGGCCGCAGCACCTGCTGATCGACGGGAACCGCTTCATCCCCTACCCGGGCATTCCGCACACCTGCCTGGTGCAGGGCGACGGGCGCTTCCGCAGCATCGCGGCCGCCAGCATCCTGGCCAAGACGCACCGCGATGCGCTGATGGACGCGTTGCACGCCGCGCATCCGGCCTACGGCTGGGCCGAGAACAAGGGCTACCCCACGCCGGCCCACCGGTCGGCCATCGCCGCGCACGGCCCCACGGTGTGGCACCGCCGCAGCTTCACGCTGCTGCCCGCACAGGGCGAGCTCTTCTAACACGGGCGTGTGCAAACGGCACCAGCAGTGGCGCGGGACGCGGGACCGGTGAGGCCTTGCTTTGTGGGATGCGCCGCGCGGTGATCCTGCTGGTGCTCCTGGGCCTCACCGGCTTCGGGGCCTGGCAGCTGCTGCGCGGTCTGCGTCCCACCACGCCCGCCGCGGACCCCTGGCGGTCGCTGCCCGAAGGGACCCGTGCCGTGCTGGCCCTGCCCGACGCCTCCGCGGCCTGGGAGCGCTGGTCGCACGGCAGCGTGCTC is a window encoding:
- a CDS encoding glycosyltransferase family 4 protein, encoding MRIAVNTRLLLPDKLEGIGWFAHETLSRIVRAHPEHRFLFLFDRAFDRRFLYADNVEGVVLWPPTRHPLLYRLWFDLRLPGALRRLKADAFLSPDGYLALRSRVPTLAVIHDLNFEHHPEDLPKAYRAFYRGQFPRYARHARRLATVSEHSRQDIVRTYGIPADRIDVVYNGVGEVFRPLSIAEQEDARRTFSEGHPYLICIGSLNPRKNIARLLEAFDTLADIGDTDLRLLIVGERMWWDGRMEQAWQGMRHRDRVLFTGRLDQQRLHRALGGALALAFVSYFEGFGIPVAEAMRCGVPVVAARATSLPEVAGDAAHYCDPFRVDDISRALREVVADAALRERLGRAGIARSVRFTWDGAATDLWASFERMLKDAGR
- a CDS encoding ribonuclease HII, which encodes MSRLAAFHTRGLLEAGCDEAGRGCLAGPVVAAAVILPPRVRIPGLDDSKKLSAAQRDALRPLILEKALAWAVAEVGPAEIDAINILRASFTAMHRAIDALRARPQHLLIDGNRFIPYPGIPHTCLVQGDGRFRSIAAASILAKTHRDALMDALHAAHPAYGWAENKGYPTPAHRSAIAAHGPTVWHRRSFTLLPAQGELF
- a CDS encoding T9SS type A sorting domain-containing protein, coding for MNLFITRRSLVTTVLLALQAGAAFRADAQVVEIATGAPNTPLYAVGPIYMSSTLFYRYSRFAYLYTQAELAAAGITAGTTINAVGWMKDTPNSAAGPALFTIYMKNSTAAAYANATEPWADLSLGATQVYSENAQSIPATASPNYIDFTLDTPFQYTGGSLEILTEWDISTVPAPIATGAFEWVNTTVVDRIYASGNTSLPATLSSTMNNTNINDRRPVIQFTVQGGTTTIPDLLGSSIRIWPNPAEDVLNIANTSGVPVDRIVMTDMLGKVVLNERPAAGMTHHRIDLDPFVPGAYLLRLETGEGPLVRKVTVR